The Caenorhabditis elegans chromosome I genome includes the window atGTACCTAAGAACTTGTCTTGCATTCTGAATGCTTCCACGTTCCGGATTCCGATTTCTGAGAAAGATGAGTTCCTGTTGCTGGCCAGCCCAGAATGCACGAACACATTCTCGATTGAGCTTTatgactctgaaaatttaattctttatagaaaaaagtaagaatttttaaatctaaaatacCGCATATTCAAATGCATTTGATTGAGCATAATAATCTTATAATCATCCTGCCCATCATCATAAATATGTCTTAATGCCAATAAACTCGGCGTGTTCGCCAGAATCGCTTGCCGCCAGCCAGGATCCTGCTCGTGCGAAATGAACATTTTCGTCTGATATTCTCCAATAACCGTGTATAATCCGTCATTCTCGTCAAATTCCtcaaattgtgcaaaatgaTCTTGATGTAGTTTTAGAGCCATTTTAACAGCTGGAGACACCACACATCGGAGCATATCCATGTCAGTGAACACCCATTCGTCGCGTTGGCAAgttattctgaaaatggaaaattatttaaaacttttgaatttcgagATAAAGTCGTTCGGAAACTCGATAATTGCCGAATATTTGAATCAATAAAAAGTGCtgaatccagaatttttcaaatttaagcaGTTTGCCGAATTATCGAGTTGACTaaaatcacgtggtgtcaggatgTACCATCactgtttgatctacaaaaaatgcgggaaatcagatgagatgtatGCGTCTCAATTCCCGCATTTAATGTAGATCATGGTGCAGCCTGATACCACGTGTAAAAAGTCGTATTCCCTGAATAaagatataaattttcagctttttatgGATTGGGAGAGAATGAACATTTACTAGAGTAgaaatgaagtttttttcaaaaatttcgaactcGAAAATAGCCGAAAAACTTCCGAAATCTTGGTTCGCacgatttttccattttttaccTAAAATCTCCTTTGAACAATGAGTGAAGTCCATAAAGAAATGATTCAGCTGCACTTGAATGTCTATTGAAAGATGCTGTTCCAAGAGATCTTCGAGCAACTAGTGATAGCAGAAAACATAGTGTTACAGCTTCTTCAtgatcactgaaaattaattctttttttttaaataaataatttttattttcaagtaaCTAACTATTTATCTTCCTGCACACACTCCCCTCGTTTTTCAATACAATACATAATCCACGGCAGGTACATACTTTTGAAGCTACTTCTAGAAATTCCCGATTCAACAGTATCATAGTCTTCATCATTTGTAGAACAGAATATTGAATCAACGTCCGTGTAACGGGGATTCTCAATAACTGAACGAATAGCCGTTTGAACTGTATCATCACGAAGCCATTGACGAAATTTAGTTGAGGTGAAAGTGTAGTAAATGATGCATTTGATGTAGAGAGTCACGAGGAGACGACGGAGTTCgtgaacctgaaaatttgaatattttgtatttctttcttcaaaaatggcCTGATAGtgaattcatgaaaaactgcatcaaatttgaaaattgtctgtTGATATTAGTAAATCATAAACTCTTGCTGTTCAAGagtgtttcgattttttcggaaaattgaaaagtgtaatcgaaaattttaatttttgatcattcaaaaaatatgaaatttttgggcatttttctTCTGTTCACAATACAAATTTCTTATTATTTCTCTCATCGATATAAACACACTTTaatgaaattctaattttttttgttaattttccggatagaaaattttttttgccagaaaaaaaccaaaaaaaaaatcgatttttgcttgaaaaaataacttaaaaatatttttcggaaaaaaaaatgttttttggcaaaattgaaaactatatatttcaattaaaaaatcttagaaaattatttttaagtactaaaatctaaaaatttaccTGCAACAAATTGACAGCAGAATTATCAGAGATACTGTATCCATCAATGATATACTTTCCGGATACAACTTCCCATGCCAACCATCTCAAGTTCCATGCAGTATTGAACGAGAGGAAACCAGGAAGGGAGCCAGGCGAGCAACAACAGAATCCACTGCCATCTCGAATATCTTCAGTAATTGCTTCAACTTCTCGTTGGTGACAGTATGTTCCACGGAATTCGAGTCCTCGTAGTTGAAATGTCACAAATCCATTTCCAACTTCAATGATGTGAACGAGCGAGTTTAGGTAGAAACTGGAAATAATTCGGAATTTAAGAAACATTTCAGTGATTACTCTTACCTTGCCAAAACAAAACAATCTCCCGGTTGAACACTAGTAGCCCATCGTCCCATTGCCAGATCACCAGCAAGACTTTTCTGAAGAGATCTTGTCAAGTGTTCATAGAATACTGCATTCAAATTGCTATCATCAAGCATCGGACCTCGATCAATTTGAGATGAAAGTCTCATTGTTGATGCATCAGTTCGTTTTGTATTGTAGTCTTTCTCCCAGAACTTAACAGGACGGACGTAGGAAGAGGTGAAGAATGAGGAACCTGCAATTAAAAGTCTttagagttttaaaaataattgaaaattgtgctCACCTAGGAATGGATTAAGCGGGGCACTGATAATACTTGAAATGACAGTTTGAATGGCAATCAATGCAGAATGAGGTACTGAGAATGGTTGTGCAAATGCGTGGAATGCACTTCCCCAGCTAATCTGCCATGGTGCGACGTAGGCCAAAATGAAAGCAATCTTCAGATAAAGCTCCACAACTTTTGGAAATACGGACACGCAAATGTACATGATGATTGGAAGAAGATTCCAGGAGGTTAAAgactgcaaaaattaaaaatattaaattgttgaaaatccAGGAACAGGCATACTTTCCCATTATACTCGATATCAATGACCTTTTTGAGATCAAAAGCGGCGGCTAGACAGGCAACAGCGACGGGAATATACATTAATTGTGGCTGAGAGAAGCCACCACGAAGAAGGCGAAGGCAGATGAGTGGAATAATGATCCATGGGGCAGGTACCGCCCAATTGTTTTCAGTTACCATTGAAATGATTAATAGTGGATacacctgaaaattggattaatCACTTATTTAAATGATCTCAAGAAATCATACAATATTCCTTTCAATCGCCACCATCCACAAGTGAATCGCCTCGAAATACATCAATTTTGCAGCGTCAGGTGATTCGAATTGTCGATGTTCAGCTGATTTTAATAGTGGAGATGAGACTGTTCGCCATGGTGTATGAGATCGAAATTGTGGATACAGGTAGTGATTGAGGACTCCGAGGCATACACAGACTCCTGATATGGCAcgctggaaaaataaataatttgattcgaatttttcgaagaacGAGCTCACAGTAAAATATGGCTCTGTTGCAGTGAATAACGATGTTGAATGCAATCCAAAAAAGAATGCaaccagaaaaatcgagaatatCAAATCATATCTGGCACGTTCTCCCACTGTTTTTCGCACCATTTTCGGCATTTCATCTCGAGCCGTGGAAATTGATGGAGCATTTGCTGCGTCTTCATCTTCTTGTTCAGAATCCAAATGTTTTCTGAATGGAGAAGTGATAATGTCGAATAGAATGACCATTAGATTCTGATTAGATGACATTCTTGACAGAAGGTATGATACAGCGACGCTAGTGGCAACGAATGTTGAGAAAAGTGGATTTTGTGTAGATGTAGGTGAGAATGTGTACGCGACTCGGCATCTGGAATATgtccatttgaaaattggaaataaatattggaaattaaaCTTACAGTACGCAAAGAGCCACATAGAAAACTGAGCTCTTGATCAGTTGAACACAAGCTGAGAAGACACTGAACGAAGCTGTTCCACCGAAAATGTGCATTTCAATTTGCTCAGCAACATGATGAGCCAATGTATTAAACTGTGGAAGCCATCCAAGTGTAAAAGCCactggaagaagaagaatgagAATTGAAAGAAGATCTCGAACAGCTATCAGAATtgctgatgacgtcatcatgtGTAATCTGAATTTAGAGAAATGTagaaattatcaataaaacaccaaaaaagttaATCTCTTCTAACCGAAAAGGATTCCAATTCCATGCCAATTCTTCCGGATTCTCATCGATTTCTTTTCCCCCAGCAACTTGATGAATGTACAGTAATCCCATTGCCATAATGCAGAAATATATCGGACGATTGTAGCTTGCAACCCAGTTGAACCCGTGAATTGGAGATGAAGCATCCGGTTGAACACTTTTGAGCAATGAGAATTGAGCAGAAGCGACGACAAAACAGAATGCAACAAGTGAATAATCATAGAAAATACGAGCATCAATTAGAAGAACGGCAAGAAGTGCAACGATTGTGGCAAGTACGATGTCGAAAAGAAGCGACCAAATTGTATGATTCCGATCAAAAAGTCGATCAACACTCATTCGATCGACTttcaaattgaagtttttctgaGCTTTCGGGAACATTTTCATCGGATAGTAATAGCTTTTACGGACGTTTGAAGAAGCTCGACGATCTAGATCTGAAAATAGaggatttcatttttatagGACAGAATTGACCAACTTGTGATAGGCAGACTCGGCATTTCTGGACCGAAATTCCGTCGACTATGcgtattttcaattaattccaTTATCTGCTCCATTTGCCACATACTATCAGCCGATCGATCATCTCCATCTCGAACTGTATTTCGTAAACGGGATCCGTTTGAGGAGAAACATACCATTTGGCTACCACGAGCAGATCTATAATTGTATTGTTTTAAATCTAATTAGAatgattttgatttaattttgacCGAGAAAACTCACGAAGCTCTGGTTGCACCAGTTCCACTTGGAGCATGAAATACACTAGATGGAAGTGTTGGCATATATGTACTCGATTCATTACTTGAACTTGAAAGTGCTCGTTCTCGACGTGTTAATGGCAATTGTACAGTCTGTGTTTGACTATTGCTCGTAGAAGGTAAAACTGTAACAGAAGAAGCAGCTGCAGCAGCCGAAGTACTTGGCTGTTTCCCATCATCTTCATCCGATGTCTTCTCTCCTTTTTCATCTTCAGTCGAATCATACATACTTTCTGGAAGAACTTCCAACTCTGCCGGTGGAAACAGTTTTCGAGCAGATTCCGGattcttttctctttctcgATGTATCAATTCGAGAACGGCTCGACCGGATCCCAAAGGTTGAGCTGTTCCAACACCCGCTGAAATTAGATGTGATTATTCTAAATcgaaaagattttaaaaattacaattttcatcaaaagtaTACGTCCACCAATTACCATCTTCATCCTGAAATGTGTGAACAGCTCCTTGTGATGTATCTTCGTGTCCTTGTGCAATATGATGTTGACTTGAAGAAACAACTTGTGAATGGGAATGCCAGTCAATAAATGAATTTGAGcgactgaaaaatatattcttgaTTGTGTgatggaaattaatttaataaaatatccaaaatagtctgaaaatccaaaaaataccacaaaaggagaatgaaaaatccaatttttccaatcatCAGAACCAATCATCAGAAGAAGTAAGCGGAGTtcgaagacgctgattggttgggATGCGAGCGGAATAGAGACCACGGAAAGAAAATCTACAATAAGAGGATCTACAAAACCAATACTTCTTTTTGTAGATCTCGTTTGCGTAGATCCTCATATTCTAGATCTTCTTTCCGTGTTCCCCTCTGTCGACTTCCGAACCAGGGctgggaattttttggtttttttgttttttggtattttgacgaaaaatcgatttttttggttttttgggaccaaaaaatccaaaaaaaaatgtttaccgTGTCTAGCattaaaacatgtattttaacacagttgtgacgtcataaatgtattttaatacattttgaaacattacttgaataaccccattaaaaatcaacttcagcatcaaaaattttttggtttttttggattttcgaaaatttcaatttttttgttttttgattttttggtttttcaaaaacttcaatttttggttttttgttttttggtccaaaaaatttttttggtcccagccCTGTTCCGAACCGATCAGAATCTCCGAACTCCACTTATTTTGTCTGATTGGTTGCAAAATGGGCACAGCGAGGTGATTGGTTTGAAGGTttcattttggagaaaattcaaacacggtttaaaaattgttggatttttcgttctcactcgattttttttcttttttttcggtatttctgaatttcagactattttgaGTGTATATAAACGTACGCTGCACTTCTCAAGACATGCGGTACTGCAAATATTCCATGTGCCACACGATCCGAATTCTGATGTGCTGTCGACGTTGATGGCCCGGCAGACGTACTCGGTGGCAGTGGAGCAAGCTCAACCGGGGCAGAATCATGAGATTCTGAACTCGGGCGGCCTCTTCCCAATCGACTCATGCGAACATTTTCAATAGCATCTAGGGTTTCGGGATGTTTATCAATTAAATCTTCAAGAAATTTCGTGATTTCTCCACGAATGTCTGCTCCATTATCAGCATCGTCTGCTGAATATCGGGAAGTTGTCGGACGATCCACGTCTCCCAGTGACACTACAACAGGTGTCCAGCCAACAGAACTTGGCATACTTCGAGAAGATTCGTGAGAATCCTGcagttttttaattatttttactcTAAATGGgcaattctttaaaattttctgtaaaataattttctagcagttaaaattttcttgaaattacaatttttgcagttttacaGCGtctttaaattgatttttgatttaattttttatgtattttatgTCGCTTTAGGCACATCTTCGATAGTTGGGGAATCTCGATATTTCTGCCCCAAaactacggtacccggtctcgacacgacactTTTTCTTAAATACAAAAgggtgtgtgcctttaaaaagtaacGATTGGTACCGCTTAAGTATCATCGATTGTTTTAATAGTTTTGCGAAATATATTcatgtatttgaaaaaaattgatgtaaaaataaaaacatctgaattcaaacaaaattgatggaatttcgacaaaatttagaagttacagtactctttaaaggtgcacaaatttttaaactatgaatttatgaaatttccaCGATTGATTTCCTATCATTTGTCTATCTCTTTTCccattgaaatataaaaatttctgataaatttatatttttctccttatttttcgaaaatttttactactttcaattgttaaaaattctcTAATACAACATCGAAAAAGTAAGTGTGACTgataaaatttcgttttttttttaatttcaagagacataaaagtcaatttttgaagatatttaaggccaaaaaaatgtacttttttcatcaaattcccAGCAAAAACAGCTGGAGAACCGGCTCTTCGtgtatattttctttttcgattaGTTGCTCCAGTTGAAGATCTTCTCCGTGATTGACGTCTACTACTTGATGGTAATGCTGAAGATGTGGATGGCATATCATCATCTTCCTCATCTTCGTCCTCTTCTTCAACGccttcttgaattttttgaatgtttcgaTACTTTTCTCGAATCTTTTCGTGATAATGATCCAGCTGCTCAtcagtttttccttttttccgaATCGTTGGATCAGAACTTCTTCTTTCTGAAGATGTTGAAGGTCCTGTtgattcttgattttcaagttGTCTTCTAAGATTTGAAGGCACTGATCTCTTCCGTTTCGGTGTCACAATTGTTGGCGGAGATGTTGATCTACTACGAATATTCGGTTGTTCATCCTCGTACACCACTTTCATCGGACTTGAACGTTGTCTTCGTGTTGATGAAGTTGGCTCACTTTCAGTCTCAGTTGATTCATCTTCAATtgtatttaaaacttttcgtACTTCAGCAAGAGCAGTTGCATTTACAGATGTGGTAGAGGAATTGGAGATGACTGGAATTGTCTTCTTATTCATTTATAGTTGTCAGTTAGTTGTGTTCTTGTGATAAAATCGGTTGAACTTTAAGGCGGAGTAgagccaaaaaataatttttttcgctttaaAAGACAGAAAATAGATTGGaatgaccgaatataactgtaaaacttcattttgatttttttttgaataatttcaatattgtCTGGGCtttctcggattttttttcttatgtgacattttttattgaaaaaacactAATACCATAGTCctggttgaaaatttgaccaaCTAGACtcgataataatttttttttaatttaaattcactttttcccgttttaaagtgaatttcaataataatttcaatttaaagcGAAAGTTGTGAATTGAAAATactcattttttcgaataaaattttttttaaacatttcagtattctaaaataaatttacggTCTATTTTCTGACATTTAAAGCAAATTTCTTTGACTCTACTCCACTTTCAAGTTTCTATGTAATTGTGAATAAGgaatttcgaacaaaaactgaattattAGAAGAAACACAACATTCACACAAAACACATTATAATCTAAAATaggaaatatatatttaaaaacacaataaaCTGACAGCTGAAAACGAACAAGAAGCTacgctttttaaaaatggaagaatatgAACCTCGGCCATGTGTCCATttgtgtactccccgaggacaAGTTGGATCTATTATTTGCAGAGATATTGCAGTTTTTCGCTAAAAAGCATcattttggccaatttttttcttaatttgcaCAGTGTTTTAGGTGAAAGTCgacttaaaaaacaattatttcacgttttcggtaattttgaaatgtttgtaaATATATcgaatttcactaaaaaaaaaccagaatttatagtttttaaagaataaataaaacgattttcacaaaaaaacaagcaTTTTTGCTATAAACTGTGAAATTATTGCAAAACAATAAATGCAGCtttctcctcgaggagtacacgagctccGTAAATCGGCACTTGACCATGATAGaggtttttaaaatcattctttcatatttcaaaacagaggaaattgaaaatgcgcTTCCATAAACCAACACCATCACCTCTATCACAACTTTTaatagaattattttttctagaattaattctaaatttacgaaaccaaaaataaaaaaaatcacgacaAAACTGtgctgaaaagaagaaaaaacttaatcatttcgaaattttttaattcgtttAATACTCACCAAAATCCCAAAACTTCGAGGTAATTTGAGGAATTGGAGTTGATTGGcctgaaaaatcgttttttatcggaaaatttctCCCAATTTCCTCTCACTTTCTCTAGCAGAATCTGCGTGTCTTTCTGCTTCTAAATGTCGTCTTGCACGTGCCATATTTGCAGCAATCTCTTCTCTTACACTAGGCTCACGTCTTCCATCAAGAGCTCTTTCGGAGCCACGTAGATTATATCCCATGTCACGGAGTTCAATCATTTCAACGTCCAGTGgaggttctgaaaattggctaGTTCTGGTTTagtttttaaggtttttatgAAAACCGATGATcgaattagttgaaaaaaaaatcaaccactttcagaattttgaatacaTGTAGCATGGCagaagaaaacttttttttcgaaaaaaaaacactttttgaacatttttctgttaattaTTCGGGGTTTCttgatttataatttttttttgcaatttgattTGGAGCgtgttttccgaaattttcaggcattcAAATCAAGCAgttgttttatgattttttctatattttacacttttttaataactagaatttaaataaaaacttacgtTCTGATTCTCTGTACAATTCATCCACTGAATCATTGATTGTTCTTGTAACCACAACTGGATCTGTTGTATCAAAAATCATATGCAGATAGGCGACAACACtctgaatattaaaatatacataattttcaaacgtttctgaaatttaccTTAATAAcagtgaaaaagaaaacaataaatcCAGTATATGAAGCAGCAAATACAAGTGAGACACCTTGAGAAGCGACAAATCCAAGGATAAGGGGAAGAATAATAAGTATAAACCATACGTAGAGATGCATTGTGTTgcagaatattgaaaaacccGGTTCATAGtacctggaaaattttgaatatattggaATTTAGctaaagaaaatcaataatttaattctataaaaaaacgaagcaatttaatcaatttttagagaaactTTATGAACCtgttttcaacgaaaaaacttttttattgttttaaaatgaatactAACCATCCACCAGTGAGCGATGCCCAAATACCCTGTCGAATAACCTCGATGATGTGTGTGCCAACACTCATCGTGGCGGCTCGAGAGCTTCAGACTCCAAAATCGCTCGATTTTCTCCGGTTTTACtctgcaaaaatcgatatttctaaTGTATTTCTGGTTTTGTTCGgcagaaaactaaaaatcaatcaaaattcaaGCGAAAAggcttttcaaaaagtgaaaatcaatgaaatgtGAGCAAAAGCGAGCAagctgaaaaaacagaaaaacagaCGACaatgtacgcaaacaccgtgTGTGACGCGCATTTGCGGACtcggaaaaactttttttggcagGCACAGAAAGTGGAATATCATGCTGAAAAGatgaaaataatgataattgCAATTGGAAACAtatgtaaaaatgtttttaaaaatttttatttgaaaaattgagtatgTTTAATGCGCAACTTCGGTTTAACTTAAGgatgttcaaaaagtgaatttttattctatttaCACAGAATGACTTATTATGTATCCTCTGATGAATGTCTTGTTGTTACGGAGGAGATTTGTCTTTTCGATATgtttcctggaaattttactatttttttttcaaacttgaatcAAAAGTTGTTGTAAAAGCTTGATTTTGTTTATAAAATTACGCAACAAATTAAGATGCGTCTTGTATACAAGGTTAATAGATGAAATAAGGTATTTACAATTGAAAAGTATACAGAAAGTTTCGGAaagttccagaaatttctaattAGCTCTAGAAACTATCGAGAAATATTTGTTTGATAGGAAAAGTAACTAATATTCAGTTGAATAAACataaagttccaaaaaatattataaaactaCGAGAAAGTTGCTTTTTAGTTGTTACAATGTTTTGGAAATctacaaatcaatttttccgaaatccAAATTCTCACAACctcttctccatttttctctACATAATGACCCTCTAATACCGTTCGTCTTCCCGCTCGGGTCACTCGGAATTGAACAAGGTCGTCATGTTCAGTCACTTTCCTTTGTGTCTCGGAATCTCTTGTGTCTGTGGAAAGGAATACATATCCTCCATATTCTTGTATTATAATAAGTGGTTGTCACTGTCTCATACAGTCCACTCGTATTTCACCATATGACACCTTTATTCATATTCTTAGTTCTACTAACTTCACAAGGTAGCTTTTTTTTATCCAAGGAATATGTCTACCAACCgacagaaatttaaatttgctcCATTTTGAAACGGTATATCTCAATTCATTTTGTAGatatcaattaaaattaattacaaaactatagaaaaagaattagaaattatttcttcagttgaaatttttttcactaaacaAAAGACAACTGAGATATGAGCAACCAAAGTTGACCAATGGGATGCAGCACTGATTGAGAATGTACAGTCTACTACTTGAAAATCACTTTAGCCAATCGGAcccaaaaaaacccaaaattcaTATTGAGGCCgttcaaaaattgctcaataattgaatattttgtgGACTATCTATATATAGAACCTGTCATTTGATAGGAAACCTTATGAATGAGTCCATATAGAAAATTTCTGGAGAACTTTGAACTTGGAACAGTAGATCTTAAAATTATTCAGGTCATTAATTGTGTTTCCCAAAGTATTTTGATGGGTGGaaaagtttctaatttttcacaagtttttaaaaattttctagaaaatctgCTTACTAAGTTGCCCTGTGTGtacaatttgcaaaaaatgcgaaTTCACGGGCCTCTActgaatttcagattaaatttgtatttgaagtttttttccagttcttgGTGGTCTGAACAATGGAGCATCCTCGAAGAATGTAGGTGGGAGAAGGCAGCCAACTGGTGGAGGAGGACTTGATGAAAATATTCCTGTAATTGAAATTCGAGGAGAAGGAGCTCCGATGAGCTCAGCTCAAATTAGACATTTAGAGGAGATGGATAATGGTGGTCCATTGGATATTAAGGTGAGTTTTATGTGTATAATTACGCTTACTTGGAGTTTCCTACTTATTGTAACTAGGTACTACCCGGGACACAACTTACccctttttccaaaaacatctGTGTTTCCATCACAtaactaaattaaaaaaaaataaatgtaaggTTTTGATACctgcaaatttgattttaatgatTCAAAATAACTGCATTTCCAGTGCGACTCAActtctttcaaaaacaacaGTCAAGTTTTCAGATCGAAAAAACGTTTGTGCCAGCCAAGTGCCCTCAACAAGCAAAACGACTGGACTTTGTAACTTTCCATTACAAGGTAACAAATGCACacttctgaaaacatttttgatttcaatttccaggTGTTCACAGAAGATAACAAAAAAGTATATCAAACATATGGAACTGGTCCAGTCACAATTCAACTTGGAACTGGAATGATTATGCCAGGACTTGATAAGGTGAgcattttaaatattctacCGTATTTCCTATATTAGT containing:
- the B0511.12 gene encoding Pecanex-like protein (Confirmed by transcript evidence), translated to MSVGTHIIEVIRQGIWASLTGGWYYEPGFSIFCNTMHLYVWFILIILPLILGFVASQGVSLVFAASYTGFIVFFFTVIKSVVAYLHMIFDTTDPVVVTRTINDSVDELYRESEQPPLDVEMIELRDMGYNLRGSERALDGRREPSVREEIAANMARARRHLEAERHADSARESQSTPIPQITSKFWDFDESTETESEPTSSTRRQRSSPMKVVYEDEQPNIRSRSTSPPTIVTPKRKRSVPSNLRRQLENQESTGPSTSSERRSSDPTIRKKGKTDEQLDHYHEKIREKYRNIQKIQEGVEEEDEDEEDDDMPSTSSALPSSSRRQSRRRSSTGATNRKRKYTRRAGSPAVFAGNLMKKDSHESSRSMPSSVGWTPVVVSLGDVDRPTTSRYSADDADNGADIRGEITKFLEDLIDKHPETLDAIENVRMSRLGRGRPSSESHDSAPVELAPLPPSTSAGPSTSTAHQNSDRVAHGIFAVPHVLRSAARSNSFIDWHSHSQVVSSSQHHIAQGHEDTSQGAVHTFQDEDGNWWTYTFDENSGVGTAQPLGSGRAVLELIHREREKNPESARKLFPPAELEVLPESMYDSTEDEKGEKTSDEDDGKQPSTSAAAAASSVTVLPSTSNSQTQTVQLPLTRRERALSSSSNESSTYMPTLPSSVFHAPSGTGATRASSARGSQMVCFSSNGSRLRNTVRDGDDRSADSMWQMEQIMELIENTHSRRNFGPEMPSLPITNLDRRASSNVRKSYYYPMKMFPKAQKNFNLKVDRMSVDRLFDRNHTIWSLLFDIVLATIVALLAVLLIDARIFYDYSLVAFCFVVASAQFSLLKSVQPDASSPIHGFNWVASYNRPIYFCIMAMGLLYIHQVAGGKEIDENPEELAWNWNPFRLHMMTSSAILIAVRDLLSILILLLPVAFTLGWLPQFNTLAHHVAEQIEMHIFGGTASFSVFSACVQLIKSSVFYVALCVLCRVAYTFSPTSTQNPLFSTFVATSVAVSYLLSRMSSNQNLMVILFDIITSPFRKHLDSEQEDEDAANAPSISTARDEMPKMVRKTVGERARYDLIFSIFLVAFFFGLHSTSLFTATEPYFTRAISGVCVCLGVLNHYLYPQFRSHTPWRTVSSPLLKSAEHRQFESPDAAKLMYFEAIHLWMVAIERNIVYPLLIISMVTENNWAVPAPWIIIPLICLRLLRGGFSQPQLMYIPVAVACLAAAFDLKKVIDIEYNGKSLTSWNLLPIIMYICVSVFPKVVELYLKIAFILAYVAPWQISWGSAFHAFAQPFSVPHSALIAIQTVISSIISAPLNPFLGSSFFTSSYVRPVKFWEKDYNTKRTDASTMRLSSQIDRGPMLDDSNLNAVFYEHLTRSLQKSLAGDLAMGRWATSVQPGDCFVLASFYLNSLVHIIEVGNGFVTFQLRGLEFRGTYCHQREVEAITEDIRDGSGFCCCSPGSLPGFLSFNTAWNLRWLAWEVVSGKYIIDGYSISDNSAVNLLQVHELRRLLVTLYIKCIIYYTFTSTKFRQWLRDDTVQTAIRSVIENPRYTDVDSIFCSTNDEDYDTVESGISRSSFKSMYLPWIMYCIEKRGECVQEDKYDHEEAVTLCFLLSLVARRSLGTASFNRHSSAAESFLYGLHSLFKGDFRITCQRDEWVFTDMDMLRCVVSPAVKMALKLHQDHFAQFEEFDENDGLYTVIGEYQTKMFISHEQDPGWRQAILANTPSLLALRHIYDDGQDDYKIIMLNQMHLNMRVIKLNRECVRAFWAGQQQELIFLRNRNPERGSIQNARQVLRNMINSSADLPVGYPIYVSPLTTSHIESHSQIHKVFGPTFTFEGFRQLGQNVWNRLRNHFGPSGSTSAHQQQQQQQASQSIVPTPTPVPPVMQITIPSATPSGISSAPGGPNPSSGAPGGLRAHFHVGPVPSSGRSDGEKDTDEEQEMIVLTMTTPRQGRRLENSIVEMTKDGTARVSVLHPKTRPPLDDSIAAPVTLTTPPQTERERAIMNRPNFQTLLKSGQVINGNQEMGIGSWALIIDSEQIFKYLNEPLKSSGECLVVWPDELVQHMSGRGSWLFQPSRGMAGKIVYTWYPSHPLRNRRSHVGDHIHLISLPLMPNGLVPVAEKGLRLLAPHDINTLGLSGCTTQEQQEFQTRYIDVLILSKIVTGTVSARTSFPKKPPIPPPNIRDRERDRETGTSSSALPTTTASNPLETTGNSSTDSVPLETSELPALT